One Arcobacter sp. FWKO B genomic window, TCTTTGTGTAGTTTGGCTTTTGAGGTATTTAACTCCTCTTGAAATTCATCTCTTTGATTTTTGAGAGAATCTTTTAACCTTAAAGTATTTGCAATTTCATTATCTAGTTTCTCTATTTTTAACTTTAATTCCATCTCTAAAGTGGCACTTTTTTGGATAAGTTCATTGAGCTTAAATTTATCCTCACCATATGCTACTTTTGTTTTTTCTATTATATATTTTGGTATCCCATATCTACCAGCTGTCTCAAAAGCATAACTTCTTCCAATAGTTCCTTGCAAGAACTCATAAGTAGGCTTTTCATTGACTTCATCATAAAGTGCTGCATAAAGTTCTACTTCATTATTTCCACTAAGCATAGCAGCAAGGCGTTTATGGTGAGTTGTGATAATAACTTTTATATTTTTTTTGATAAGTTCTTCTATAATAGTATGAAATAATACTGCTGCTTCATCACTGTCAGTTCCTAATTCTATCTCATCAACACCAACTATATAATAATCTTTTGAAAACAGTGTACTAAATTGAACCATCCTACCAGCAAATGTAGAGATATCATTTTTTACATTTTGTGGGTCATCAAGTATTGCTTCTATATGTTTAAAGTGAGGTATTTGACTTTTTTTATTAGCTCGAAATGGAACAAGATATTTTGACATCAATACACTTGAAAGCAATGATTTAAGTACCATAGTCTTACCACCAGCATTTACACCTGTAAGCATTATTACTTTTTTTGAAAAATCTATAGTAATTGGCTTTGGGTGATGTAATGCAGGATGACAAAACTCAACTAAAGTATGTGTTTTTGAGTTAGTAGGTAAAATAAAATTCAAATCACCACTTCTTGAAAATGATATACGAGCTAAATAGTGATCTATTTTATCAAACTCTTTATTGATAAACTGTAAGAATTTTAGCCATTTATTAAAAGTAGAGCTTATCTCTTTTGATATTTTGTAAACAAGTTCTAATTTATGATTTTGTAAATCATCTCTTTTTTGTTTTAGCTCACTAATAGTATGAGGCACTACATAAAAAAATCCACCTTGACTTCTATCTACAATACTCCCTTTTAATATATGATTAAACCCTCCACGAAGAAGTAAAGCCTCATCACCATTTACAAGATGAATTTGATTGTCCACTAAGTATGGTTGGAGTTTTTGAGTATGTATTAGTTTTTGTAGATATGTTCTAATTTCTTCTTTATTTTTGTATAAAGCGTGATTTACACTATCAAGCTCTTCATTTACACCTGATTTTATCTCACCTTTATCATCAAAATATTCACTAACTTTTAATATCTCAGAAGGTATTTCAATCTTTTCAAACCAAGCAAAAAGCCCACCTTCAAATCTTTGTCTTTTAAGATATGCAAAATAATTAATAATCTTTACAAATTCATAAATCTCATAAATCTTAAGAACACCAAGCTTTTGAATATGCATAAGTTGTGAGTCAAGATTAGCTACTTTTGGGGCATCTTTGAAAGTATAGTTACTTAGTTCACTAATAAGCTTGTAGTGATATGATACATCACCTTCAAATATGATATCTTTTTCTCTAGCAAAAAAGCTTTTTAGTTTCGATATGTGTTGTTCTAAATCTAATTTATTTATAAGTTCTGTAATCTTCAAATCTTTCACCATTTTTTTGGTACTATTATATCCAAGATATGCTAAAAGGATAAACAATGCAATTAAATACACATTTGAAACTAAATAATTCACTAAACGGTGATGTAATCGAACTAAGACCAAATTATGCAAAAATATCACTCAAAACCACAGATACAATGAGATGTGACGATGAAGGGCTAGTTCATGGTGGATTTGCTTTTTGTGGAGCTGATTTTTGTGCTATGGCATCAGTCAATCACCCTTTTGTAGTACTAGCAAAAAGTGAAGTGAAGTTTCTAGCACCAGTAAAAGTAGGAGAAGTAATAGTCTTTGAAGGAAATGTAATGGCAAATGACGGCAGAAAACAAACTGTATCAGTAGTAGGAAAAGTAGCTGATAAAGAAGTCTTTAGCGGTGAATTTAAAACTGTTATTTTAGAAAAACATATATTATGTTAAAAAATCTTTTTGAGTCATTGCCAAGTATTTCATCAAAAGATGAAGATTTTATTACTCTTTTAGAAAACAAATCTATCAAAATAGAAAGGATTGTATCATCTGGACAAAGTTCAGAAGATGATTTTTGGTATGAACAAACTCAAAATGAGTGGGTAATAGTACTGGAGGGTGATGCAATTTTAAGCTTTGAAGATGGTGATTTGATTATGAAAAAAGGAGATTTTATAAATATCCCAGCTTATAAAAAACATCGTGTTAAAAGTACCAAAAAAAATAGCCATACCATATGGCTAGCTATCTTTTACAATTAATAATTACTTTTTTATATGTTCTACATATATCTTTTCAAGCTTTTCTCTAGCCCAAGGAGTCTTACGAAAAAACTTCAAACAAGAATTAATACTTGGGTCTTTTTTAAAACAATTTACATTAAGCTTTTGAGCTAATTTTTCCCATCCAAAAGAGCTTTGTAGCTCTTTTAAAATCATTTCTAGCGTAATTCCATGAAGTGGGTTATTTGAATTTTGATTTGACATTAGTTAAGCTCTTGTAGTTTGTTATCATACTCAAGGGTAAGCTCATCAAGTTTGTATTGAATACCACTTAATACCTCAAACTTTTCTTCAATCTCTTTTTCATATTTTGTAATAGTTCTTGAAAGCTCTAAAACTTTTGTATTATCTATTTTATTTGTAGCTTCTACAAGTGCTGATTTTGTAGACTCCATCATATCTTCAAGCTTTACGATTTGGCTTTCAATATTTTCTATCTCTTTTTTGATAGGACTAAGTGCCTTACTTTTTTCTAGTACAAGAGCAGCTCTTAGTTTTTTGAGTTCAGCCTTGTTTACTTTTGGTTTTTTTGGTTTAGACTCTACAGCTTCATCTTCCCAACCTATTTTTTCCAAGAACTCATCATATGTACCATCAAAATAAGTAGCTCCTACACTTGAAAATACTATTAATCTATCACAAGTAGCCCTAAGTAGCTCTTCAGAGTGTGTTACTATTATACTTGAGCCTTCAAAACTCTGGATTGCTTTTGTAAGTGCCTCTATTGAGTCCATATCAAGGTGGTTTGTAGGCTCATCTAGGAACAAAAGATTTACCTCTTTTGCCAAAATCTTACCAAGCATTACACGGCTTTTTTCTCCACCAGAAAGTAGTGATATTTTTTTCTTAGCATTATCACCACTAAACATCATCAAACCACATATATTTCTAACCATTGCTTCACCAAGCTTTGGATTTACAGAATATATCTCATCAATTATTGTATTTTTTGGATCAAGGTGTGAAATATTTGTTTGCCCAAAATGTCCAAAAACAGTAGAACCATTATATTCAACTTCTCCACTTAGAGGTTTTAATTCACCTGCTATTACATTAAGAAGTGTTGATTTACCTTTACCATTTTTACCTATAATACCAAGTGTTTCACCTTTTTGTAAAGTAAAAGATATATTAGAAAATAAAACATTATCAGGTGTGTATCCAAAACTAACATCTTTCACATCAAGAAGTACTTTAGCTGGAGTTTCTTTATATTTAAAATCAAATTTCAGACTACTATCATACCCCAAATCTTCCAAAATATCCATTTTTTCAAGTTGTTTCACTTTTGATTGGGCTAGAGCTGCTGTTGATGCTCTTGCTTTGTTTCTAGAGATAAAATCTTCAAGCTCTTTTATCTTTTTTTCTTGAGCAATTTTTTGTTTTTCATAGTGTTCTTCATTTGATGCTAATTGCTCATAAAACTTGTGTGTGTCACCTTTAATAAAAAACAAATCTTTTCTAATAATACCCATCGTATGAGTAGTAACACTATCCATAAAATCCCTATCGTGGGTAATAAGTATCACTTCACCTTCAAAAGCTTTTAAAAACTCTTTTAGCCATCTAAGTGAAACTATATCAAGGTAGTTTGTAGGCTCATCAAGCAAAAGCATATTTGGCTCTGTTAGAAGTAACTTTGCAAGATTGATTCTGATTTGATACCCACCAGAAAAGGATAATGGATCTTTTTGTAAATCTTCATGGGAAAATCCAAGACCAAAAAGTATTTTTTCAACTTTATATATATTATATTTATCATCTTCACTAAGAGCAAGTGCAGTCTCATCAACTAGAGTCTTTTCACTAAAATGTAAATACTGTTTTAAAGCCCCTATCTTATACCCTTTTGGTATAACTATCTCTCCACTATCAGCTTGTTCTTCACCAAGTATAAGCTTAAAAAGTGTAGATTTACCACTACCATTTCTCCCAACTAGTCCTATTTTATTGCCATAATTCATTCTTAAATTTATATCACTAAAAAGTAAATTATCAGCAAAACTTTTTGTTAAATTTATAAGTTCTATCATATTTCTCTTTTATCTTTTATTTTTTCGTATTGTAGCAAAAAGTTGCTTTTGGAGTGGATAAGTCGTAAACAGTGAATTTTTGGAACCCCAGATTCATCTAGGCTTGTCTTGAAAGATTACCAGATAAATCTGGCGTTCCAAAAATAAAAGGAGAACTTTTGTAAAAGTAGCTATTTTATAGCTACTTTTACTCGCAAACTACCATCATAATAGTGTTATTTCTTTGTATATAAACTCTTTTCTTACCTTTATAAGTTTCTAGTGCTTTATTTAGGTCTTTAAAACTTGATATTGGCATATTTTCTATTTGTATTATCATATCATTTATTCTAAACCCTTTTTGTGCAGCTTTTGAGTTCGGTTCAACTTCTATTACTACCACACTACCATCTGCTTCTTTAACTTTAAGTCCATTAAATAAATTTCTTTCACCACTAACACTTGCTACTTTATCGTCATCAAGCTTTGTAAGTGTTGCATTTGTTATAAGTGTTTTTTTATCTCTGATATACTTAATAGAAATATTTGTATTTGGTACCATCATACCTATACGATTTCTCAAATCACTAGCATCACTTACTGGCTTAGAGTCTATTTCTATGATTAAATCACCCCTTTTTAGTCCAGCTTTTTGTGCAGGTGAATCTTTTTGGATATCCATTACAAGTGCACCTGATTTGTTTTGATAAAACTCTTTTAAATCAGCTGTCACATCACCAATGCTAACTCCAAGATATCCTCTTTTTACAACACCATCTGTTACAAGTGCTAAGGCTATTGTTTTTGCCATATTAGAAGGGATTGCAAAACCAATACCCACATTTCCACCACTTCTGCTTATAATTGCTGTATTGATACCTACTAATGCACCTCTACTATCTACCAATGCTCCACCGCTATTTCCAGGGTTTATACTTGCATCTGTTTGGATGTAGTTTTCATATGCATTTATCCCAAATCCACTTTTATTTAAAGCTGATACTATACCACTTGTTACCGTTTCACCTACACCAAAAGGGTTTCCTATAGCAAATACCACATCCCCTTCAAGCACATTATTTGAATCAGCAAATTTTATAAAAGGAAGATTCTTTTGTTCGATTTTAATAACTGCCACATCACTTTTTGGATCATTACCTATCAATTTTGCCTTGTGTTCAGTTGTGCTATCTCCTGCAAGTGTAATAGTAATTTCATCTGCACCATCAACCACATGAGAGTTTGTAACTATATACCCATCACTACTTATAATAACTCCACTACCAAGAGATCTTTGTACTCTATCTTGAGGTACAACATCACCAAATCCACGAAAAAACTCCCTAAAAAATGGATCATTAAAAAAAGGCATTTGCCTAATATCAGCTTGTTTTACTGTTTTTTGTGTAGAAATATTTACTACAGCTTTTTTTGCATCTTTTATAGAATCATAATAAGATACTACTACATTTTGTTTTGGTATTTCTCTTGTGAAATCTTTTGAAGCATCTTCAATTTTTAATGCACTTAGATGTGTGCTTAAAAAGAGTGCCGTTACCAATGCTAAGAATAGTTTCATTATTTACTCCTAAATATTTAAGATAAGCTCTTGTATTTTTTGGAATTTTATTTACCCTACAAAGCTCTTTAAATTTTTTATCCAGTATCATATCATTTTTTGGACAAATCCATATTAAATTGTCTTGTAAAGTAATAGAAAATAAGTTTTTAATAATAATTTCTTTTTGTTTTAAAATCTCTTTTTTCTGTAAACTACTTAGTATTATTTTTCTTTTTTTAAGCTCATTATCAATAATCCTAAGAGCCATATTAAAATCACCATCATATCTAAAGAGAACTAACTCTTGAAGTCTATATTCTTCTATCTTTTCTTCATCATAAATCACTTTTAAATCAGCCCTTAAATACTCAAAACTTTTTTTAATTCCATTTGAAAACTCACTAATAAGCTCATTTGCAAACTTGCTTCTAAAATAGTTCCTTTTATATTTTGTATCTATATTTGAACTATCCACAAAATACTTAATATCTCTTTGATGGAGGTATTTTAAAAGCTCATCTTTTGTGTAGTCTAAAATAGGTCTATGGATTTCATAACCATCTCTTTTTGTTATCTTATGTAGTCCTATTAGCTCTTTCAATCCTGCACCTTTACTTAACTGCATCAAAAACCACTCAAGCTGATCGTTAAGCTGATGTGCTGTTATAAGTGTTGTATATCCGTGTAACTTGATAAGTTCTTCAAAAAAATCATATCTCACTTTTCTTGCACTTGCTTCAAAGTTTGAACTATCAAGTTGTACCTCTTTTACAAACACTTTTTTATTATATTGGCTAGCTAACTCTTTTGCATAAGCAACCTCATCTTTGCTTTGCTCTCTGATACCATAATCCACTATTGCAATATCAAACTCTACGCCCTCTTCAAGTAACATAAAAAAAAGTGCAGTTGAATCTACACCAGCAGAAAATGCAAGTAAATGTTTCATTTAAACAAGCCTTTAAAAGGGTCAATAGAAGCGATATTTGAAGCTACCGTTGTGACTTTACCCACTTGTTCTTTTCCTGTGCTGTCTATTGGTTTTATTTTATTACCAATACTCAAAGTATCATCACCTCCTACAGAAATATTGCCATAGTTTTTCAAGCTTTGTTTTGCTTCAATTAGCTGTAATAACTCATCTAAATCTATCTCGTCTAAATGTTCTTGTAGATTTTTTACAGTTTCTTTATCGATATCATGATGAAATAGCTGTTCAATAAGTTCTATTACTTTAAATTGATGATATTGCATAGCACGGTTTTCTAAAGTATCCTTGTCAATGCCATTTATATACCCCTCAAAGATTGAATAAATAGCATCTTTTAAAGAGTATTCTTTATTATTCTTTGGTGCATATGATGATATAGGATTTATAATAGTTTTTTGTGGAGGAGTTTCTAGTTCTTTGATTTCTGTATTAAATTTATCAAACAAAATTTCTAAGTCATTTTCCAAACTACTCATTCCATAAAATCTCAGTAAAAATTGGTTATCTCGATATGGAAGATTTACATTCTTTTGACTTACAATAACGGTAATATCACTTCTAACACTATTGATTACATAATCCCTTTGAAATACTGTGTAAATATGAAAAGTTTTATATTTAATGTCACTTTGTTTTAAAAAATCACCAAGAACTTTTTTTTGTATATCATCAAAGTTCAAATCAACAAAGTGTATAGTAAGTGAATACATATTTTTCCTTTACTCTTTACCCTTTCAATATTGTTCCCAAAAGCTTATCCCCTACCATTTCAGTAATCTTAGCTTGATAAATCTTACCATAAACTATCTCTTCATCTATATCTTTATCGTTTATTAGTATCTCACCGTCTATTTCAGGTGCCCATAAAAGCTCTTTAGCACTTAGCAAAAACTCATGCTCGTCACTTATTCCATCCACTACCACATCTACCACTTTACCGACCTCTTTTTTCAAAGACTCTTTTGTAGATTTTGCTATGATTTTACCTAGTTCTTTTGCTCTTTTGTCAATGATTTTGGCATCTATTTTTTGCTTTGATTTGATAGCACTAGTTCCTTCTTCATCACTATAACTAAATACATTTGCTCTATCAAACTTAAACTCTTTTACAAAGTTTTTCAATTCTTCAAAGTCCTCTTCGCTCTCCCCTGGATGACCTACTATAAAGGTGCTTCTTATAAAGGCATTTGGTACTTTCTTCATCTCATCCAAAAGCTCTTTTATCTTATCACTTCCCTTGCCTCTTTTCATCACTTTTAGCATATTTTGTGAAATATGTTGCAACGGCATATCAAAGTAGTTATGCACTACTTTTGAGTTAGCTATTTTTTTAATAAGTTTTTTTGTAGTTGTTGATGGATAAAGATATAGTATCCTAGCACTTTTGATACCTTCTATACTATCTATCAAATCTATAAGTTGCTCTAAACCATCATTTATACCATGGTCTCTTAAGTAACTAGAACTATCTTGACTTACAAAACTAAAGTCATAAAACCCTTGATTTACAAGTGAAGTAAGCTCTTTTCTTACAGACTCCAAAGTACGACTATAAAGCTTCCCTTTAAAAAGCGGTATAGCACAAAAAGCACATGATTGATTGCACCCTTCACTTAGCTTTATATATGCGTGGTAGTTTGAATTTGTCACTACCCTTTGTACTTCATCATTTGCTAAAAATACCTTTGGACTAAACTGACTTCTTTTTTGTTCTACAAGCTCATCTATCACATCATAATCACCAACACCAGTAAATATATCCACTTCTTGTAGTTCATTAGATAGCTCATCTTTATATCTTTGAGACAAACACCCAGCCATTACTAGAACTGAACTATCTTTTCTTTGGTCGTGTAGATTGAAAATAGTATTTAAACTCTCTTCTTTAGCACTTTCTATAAACCCACAAGTATTGACTATTATCAAATCAGCTGCACTAGCATCATCTATTATTTCATAATCTTTAAGTCGTCCTAACATCACCTCAGAATCAATCAAATTCTTAGTACACCCAAGACTAACTAAATGTAATTTTTTACTCTTCATCTTTCAACCTTATTATAAAAAAGGAACACCAGTCTTTGACTGGTTTATTTAAAGACAAGCCCAGTCATAGACTGGGGTTCCTTCGCCCTTTATCCTTCAACCTTAACTTATATCCAAATATTATCTATAAGCCGAGTCACCCCAACCCTTGCAGCCACAAGTATAATAGAATTTTTAACCTCTATTTTTTCTATTTCATTAAACTCTCTATTTACAAAAGCAATGTATTCCACATCAAGTTCACACAAAATATCACTCATAAATGTTTTTAATACTTTGACATCAAACTCACCCATCCCAACTTTTTTTGCTGCACTTTTTAGAGACTTTGATATAGCAAGAGCTTGTTGTCTTTGCTCAGGAGTAAGATACACATTTCTACTACTTAGTGCTAATCCATCGCTATCACGCACTAGCTCACAAGGAACTACATTGATATCCATAAACAAATCTTTTACCATTTGCTGTATTAGGACAAGTTGTTGAGCATCTTTTTTGCCAAAGTATGCGTTAGTTGGTTTTACAAGATTAAACAGCTTACATACTATTCTCAAAACTCCATCAAAATGACCAGGACGGATAAACCCTTCAAGAATATACCCTTTTACACTAGGAGCTAACATTTTAACTTCATCATCGCCATACATATCATTGATATTTGGCATAAAAAGCACATCAACTTTTGCTAATTGGCATATTTTTTTGTCCACTTCGTCTCTTCTTGGATATTTATCCAAATCTTCCCCTGCCAAAAACTGCGTAGGATTGACAAAAATAGAAACCACTACCACATCATTTTCATCACGAGAACGCTTTATAAGACTTATATGCCCATCATGCAAAGCCCCCATTGTAGGAACGAACCCGATAGAGTTATTCTTATATTGTTTTAAAACTTCTCTTAATTCATCAACTGTTTTTACTATTTTCAAACTATCACCTCTAAAAATTTATAACCTTAAACCACTCACTAAAAGCTATAACCTAACATTGTCATATTTATATATTATTCTCTCAGCTATATCAACCATCTTAATATTCATAGCTTTATATGCCACATCTTTAGTATTTACAAACATCAAATCATAAATCTCCCCATATGTAAACAAAGAGAAATACAAATATTCTTTTGATTTACTTTCATGCCCAAGCTCCAAAAACCAAGTAGCAAGTAGCGAAAAAAGCAAAACTGAAGGGTTAAATGGCTCACCCATATTTAACTCTTTTGCAATAAGTTTATTTAAATACTCAAAATGTTTCATAACAAGTCTAGCATGAATATTTGTACCACTTGTATAAAATTCATCTTTATGTATTGATTTTACTATTTGAGTATAAAGCTCATAAGTTTTATTCTCAACAATTTGTGTAGTATTTTCATCTACAAAAAATATTTTCTCATTATTATTGATATAACTTTTTATAAGCTCTTTTGCAAAAAGCAACAATGCTTCAGTTTTTATTTTTGAAATATTTAATATCATTTTGCTTCCTCATAGGGTAAGTATATCAAAAATTCAGCTCCATTATATTCTTTTTCATCTATCAAAGTTGTTGTATTATGTACTTCTATTTTACCTTTTAGATGTTTGACAACTATCTCACTAGTCATATAAAGTCCTATTCCTGTACCTTGACTTTTATGTTTTGTAGTGAAATATGGTTCAAATATTTTATCTACTATATCATCACTTATTCCGCCACCTACATCTTTTATGGAAATGACTACATATTTTTCTTGTGTATATGTTGAAATAAAAATTTTTCTAATCTCAGGAGAAGTGGCTATAATAGCATCTTTTGCATTATTGATAATATTTATCAATCCTTGTGTTGCTTCATTTAAAAGCCCTTTTATTTTTTTGTCATCAGTTATATTAAGTTCTACTTTTATATAGTGATTTTTTAGTGATGAATCCACTATTTTTAGTGAGTTTTCAATAAGATTCTTTGTTGTAAAGATTTCAACAGTTTTAGAACTTTTAAAGAAATTCCTAAAGTCATCTATAGTCTTAGATAAATAGTTTGCATTATTTATAATTGAGTTATTAAAGTCTATAATATCTTCTTTTGTTAAAATACCATATTCATCTTTTAACTGAAGTGCACTTGAAGCTGTTGTTATAGCACTTAGAGGCTGTCTCCATTGATGAGCAATATTACCTATCATCTCACCCATTGATGCCATTTTTGACTGTTGAAACAACATTTGTTCTCTAGCTGTATTTTCCTCTTCATTTAATTCATAATTTAATACATTTGCAAAAATTGATTCCAAAGGTTTTAGTAAATAAGAGTGTTCTACATCACTACTTAACTTTACTTCATAAAATTCAATAACAAGTATCGCCATTCTTGTCTCTTTAAAATTTATAGGCAATACTATAAATGCTTGTACATCATTTTCCATAGCGATATTACACTCTTGTATAATATCATTATCATTCACATCTTTTACAAATATAATATCTTTAGAATTTTTTAATAAAAACTCAGATATACACAAACATTTATCACATAACCCATCTATATTACATTTGTGCCCATAGCTATATTTTGGTTTTACAGATTGTGATTGGACAAAAGTTTGAAGCACTACTCTTCTTGCTTGTAAAGATCTAGTCAAAAGCTTTATTGCAGATTTTATTTGAAGATCAAAACTTTTATCATTCAAAAAAATTGTAGATACATTTGCCACTAACTTATCATAAAACTTTCTTATTTTAATCTCATTTTCATTATTCTTTATAGATGTTGCCATCGATGTTATTGAAGTTGCAAGTTGCTGGATAGTAACATCATTATTCTGTGGTAATTGTATATTTATATCATAATTCTTATTTTGTATTTGCAAAATAGCTTCTAGTAGATTTGACATAGGTTGCAAAAACTGCTTTTCTATTAGAAAGTAGACAAAAGGAAGTACAAGTAAAAATGCTACTATTATAGTCAAAAATAGACTAAAAATACTTGATTTTATCTGCTCTAAAAAAGCTTCTTTTGATATAGCATTTACAAATACTATATTATATTCATCAATACTATATACAAATGATTTAATAAAATTATCATCATAATCCACTAAACTTTTAATACTTTGTTTAATCGTTTCACCATTATCTAAGGTAATATATTTAAAGTTTAAATCATTAAAATATATATCAATGGTAGTTCCAGTTTTATCGGAAAATTTTTTAATCATCTCTTCATCTAAGTGTCTAGTAAGTTTTATATATCCAACAATCTTATCAAAACTCTTAACTTCAATAGATTTACTTATACTTATAAATGG contains:
- a CDS encoding sensor histidine kinase; its protein translation is MIAKWNIKVKALVFLGSSIFFALFITGVLQYFHLYNYHKTYAIEKIDFSQKILNDEMNNIFEQNSSILHDLVSDAKITSSLSLVTSYQDTTNYQAVLFDEVKTTLLSHLINKISLFDEVCVTLFDAKGELVSYVVNNSVLTSEYGIGTYKDGDMVHFNPYQNQIMDLGFITDSLNFDKDIDTYKVVPLIKNNIPFISISKSIEVKSFDKIVGYIKLTRHLDEEMIKKFSDKTGTTIDIYFNDLNFKYITLDNGETIKQSIKSLVDYDDNFIKSFVYSIDEYNIVFVNAISKEAFLEQIKSSIFSLFLTIIVAFLLVLPFVYFLIEKQFLQPMSNLLEAILQIQNKNYDINIQLPQNNDVTIQQLATSITSMATSIKNNENEIKIRKFYDKLVANVSTIFLNDKSFDLQIKSAIKLLTRSLQARRVVLQTFVQSQSVKPKYSYGHKCNIDGLCDKCLCISEFLLKNSKDIIFVKDVNDNDIIQECNIAMENDVQAFIVLPINFKETRMAILVIEFYEVKLSSDVEHSYLLKPLESIFANVLNYELNEEENTAREQMLFQQSKMASMGEMIGNIAHQWRQPLSAITTASSALQLKDEYGILTKEDIIDFNNSIINNANYLSKTIDDFRNFFKSSKTVEIFTTKNLIENSLKIVDSSLKNHYIKVELNITDDKKIKGLLNEATQGLINIINNAKDAIIATSPEIRKIFISTYTQEKYVVISIKDVGGGISDDIVDKIFEPYFTTKHKSQGTGIGLYMTSEIVVKHLKGKIEVHNTTTLIDEKEYNGAEFLIYLPYEEAK